One part of the Olleya sp. YS genome encodes these proteins:
- a CDS encoding DUF1272 domain-containing protein: MLELRLTCEHCNKSLPNNSEEAVICTFECTYCTRCATELFKNVCPNCGGNFSKRPIRPTHLLEKYPASTTIVYKPKDIKAHLKKYNL; this comes from the coding sequence ATGTTAGAACTTAGACTCACTTGCGAGCATTGTAATAAATCTCTTCCTAATAATTCTGAAGAGGCTGTGATCTGCACATTTGAATGTACGTATTGTACAAGATGTGCAACAGAGTTATTTAAAAATGTTTGTCCTAATTGTGGTGGTAATTTCTCTAAAAGACCAATACGTCCTACACATTTATTAGAAAAATATCCAGCTTCTACAACTATTGTTTATAAGCCTAAAGACATCAAAGCACACCTAAAAAAATATAATTTATAA
- a CDS encoding dipeptidase, with protein MKNIQSYVQDNKQRFIDELIELLKIPSISADSAYKNDTIKTADAVAKSLTEAGCDVVEICETDGYPIIYAHKIIDKNLPTVLVYGHYDVQPPDPLNLWTSPPFEPVIKETKLHPEGAIFARGACDDKGQMYMHVKALEYMTKHGELPCNVKFMIEGEEEVGSVNLGKFVKQNQEKLANDVILISDTGMIAKDVPSITTGLRGLSYVEVEVTGPNRDLHSGLYGGAVANPINVLTKMIASLHDENNHITIPGFYDNVEELSQDERAQMAKAPFNLDKYKEALDIEAVYGEKGYTTNERNSIRPTLDVNGIWGGYIGEGAKTVIASKAYAKISMRLVPNQDWENITQLFKTRFENIAPKGVTVKVTPHHGGQGYVTPIDSIGYQAASKAYEETFGKTPIPQRSGGSIPIVSLFEQELKSKTILMGFGLDSDAIHSPNEHFGIWNYLKGIETIPYFYKHFTALS; from the coding sequence ATGAAAAACATACAATCTTACGTTCAAGATAACAAACAACGTTTTATTGACGAACTTATAGAATTACTTAAAATTCCATCGATTAGTGCGGATTCTGCATACAAAAACGACACGATTAAAACAGCAGATGCAGTTGCAAAAAGCTTAACAGAAGCAGGCTGCGATGTGGTTGAAATATGTGAAACTGATGGTTATCCCATAATCTATGCACATAAAATAATAGATAAAAACCTACCAACCGTTTTAGTGTATGGACATTATGATGTACAACCACCAGATCCATTAAATTTATGGACTTCTCCGCCTTTTGAACCTGTAATTAAGGAAACCAAATTACATCCAGAAGGTGCTATTTTTGCACGTGGAGCTTGTGACGACAAAGGACAAATGTACATGCACGTCAAAGCTTTAGAATACATGACTAAGCATGGTGAACTTCCCTGTAATGTTAAGTTTATGATTGAAGGTGAAGAAGAAGTAGGAAGTGTTAACCTTGGTAAATTTGTTAAACAAAATCAAGAGAAGCTAGCAAATGATGTTATCTTAATTTCTGACACAGGAATGATTGCTAAAGATGTACCATCAATTACTACTGGATTAAGAGGTTTAAGTTATGTAGAAGTTGAAGTTACGGGTCCAAATCGTGATTTACATTCTGGTTTATATGGTGGAGCAGTTGCAAATCCTATAAACGTTTTAACAAAAATGATAGCGTCACTTCATGACGAAAATAACCATATTACAATTCCAGGTTTTTACGATAATGTTGAAGAATTAAGTCAAGACGAACGTGCACAAATGGCTAAAGCACCTTTTAATTTAGACAAATACAAAGAAGCTTTAGACATAGAAGCAGTTTATGGAGAAAAAGGATACACCACCAACGAACGCAACTCGATTAGACCAACGTTAGATGTTAACGGGATTTGGGGAGGTTATATTGGTGAAGGTGCAAAAACTGTTATTGCTAGTAAAGCTTACGCCAAAATCTCTATGCGATTAGTCCCTAATCAAGACTGGGAAAACATCACACAATTATTTAAAACACGTTTTGAAAATATCGCACCAAAAGGTGTAACTGTAAAAGTCACTCCACATCATGGAGGTCAAGGTTATGTCACACCAATCGATAGTATTGGCTATCAAGCAGCAAGTAAAGCCTATGAAGAAACGTTTGGCAAAACTCCTATTCCACAACGTAGTGGTGGAAGTATTCCAATAGTTTCATTATTTGAACAAGAATTAAAAAGTAAAACTATTTTAATGGGTTTTGGTTTAGATAGTGATGCTATACATAGTCCAAATGAACATTTTGGAATTTGGAATTATCTAAAAGGTATTGAGACCATCCCTTATTTTTATAAGCACTTTACAGCATTATCTTAA
- a CDS encoding cyclase family protein, with translation MISTITINTKKYTVNLAQPLDISMPLRASKSNVNAWYIDEPKIEPVVLNDWTASVKEGASINFNTIQFNPHAHGTHTECVGHITEQFYSVNKCLKQFFFIAEVITVAPELIGEDEVISKAQLQYLLKQRKPQALVIRTMPNTKEKKNRQYSNTNWPYLTEDAAVFIKKIGVKHLLIDLPSVDKEKDEGKLVAHKAFWDVDGKIRKDATITEFIYVANRIEDGKYILNLQIAPFENDATPSKPILYKIE, from the coding sequence GTGATTTCTACAATAACTATTAACACCAAAAAATACACAGTAAATTTAGCGCAACCCTTAGACATTTCGATGCCACTTCGTGCATCAAAATCTAATGTCAATGCTTGGTATATTGATGAGCCAAAAATAGAACCTGTTGTACTTAACGATTGGACTGCAAGTGTCAAAGAAGGTGCTTCGATTAATTTTAATACTATTCAGTTTAATCCACATGCACATGGGACACATACAGAATGTGTGGGTCATATTACTGAGCAATTTTACAGTGTCAATAAATGTTTGAAACAGTTTTTCTTTATAGCAGAAGTTATAACAGTAGCACCAGAATTAATTGGTGAAGACGAGGTTATCTCTAAAGCTCAATTGCAGTATTTATTAAAACAACGTAAACCACAAGCACTTGTTATTAGGACTATGCCCAATACCAAAGAGAAAAAAAATAGACAATATTCCAATACCAATTGGCCTTATTTAACAGAAGACGCTGCAGTATTTATCAAAAAAATAGGAGTCAAGCATTTACTAATCGATTTGCCAAGTGTAGATAAAGAGAAAGATGAGGGTAAATTAGTAGCACACAAAGCCTTTTGGGATGTGGACGGAAAGATTAGAAAGGATGCCACCATAACAGAGTTTATTTACGTAGCCAATAGAATAGAAGATGGTAAGTATATATTAAATCTTCAAATAGCACCTTTTGAGAATGATGCGACACCAAGTAAGCCCATTTTATATAAAATTGAATAG
- a CDS encoding M56 family metallopeptidase, whose product MELILLKSSACLLVLLTFYKFALEPLSIHKFKRIYLLTAIVVAAVIPLITFIKYVDPTFTFPESDPNAITPPPFFVADASIEKETTTNYMSTILWSMYGFGVVIFLIRFCINLVGIISKIKNNNTLKNNPFVNVLIEHLQVPHTFFNFIFLNKDKFENNQIPKEVLLHEQTHAIQKHSLDILFLELVQIVFWFNPLLYWLKKEVKLNHEFLADQAVLHQGIETKTYQNILLSFSSNHQELALALANAINYSSIKKRFTLMKTQTPKSIVWLRSLLLLPLLALLIYSFSSTKEIEKEVVPKMDIENNNNTSAILFQDEKVANTNYVGNKNNKEAHQSPATPKEVADYNSWAKKINSETINLGNNAKSLPIVEEKNLVKYIDIYKRMTMEQKEQSEKMPFDGIELKIDNIDFLENQDGATKKQIAEYNALAKKYNSMSKDKMIIKSKDVERLKYLYNVMSAKQREKAEPFPNFPEPPKAPKHKKVIKGEDSSIPPLPPPPPAPEVPEENTTERNKKLAAARANMEARRAEMEAKRQEMLVKREEKMKERNEKLKERLEKREAQLKANKTRRAELSEMPPPPPPPKSPIDHVIDMAKKGASFYYNGEAITSDKAIDLLKKNPELNISSQTNNGVSTVHLSEKPITVKNGKVVND is encoded by the coding sequence ATGGAACTTATACTTTTAAAATCCAGTGCTTGTCTTTTAGTGTTACTAACGTTTTACAAATTCGCTTTAGAGCCTTTAAGTATCCATAAATTCAAGCGAATTTATTTGTTAACTGCTATTGTAGTAGCTGCTGTTATACCACTTATAACGTTTATTAAATATGTTGATCCAACTTTTACGTTTCCAGAATCGGATCCAAACGCAATAACTCCTCCTCCCTTTTTTGTAGCTGACGCTTCAATTGAAAAAGAAACTACTACTAATTATATGTCAACAATTTTATGGAGTATGTATGGCTTTGGAGTTGTTATTTTCTTAATAAGATTTTGTATTAATTTAGTTGGCATCATTTCAAAAATTAAAAACAATAACACATTAAAAAATAATCCTTTTGTAAATGTGTTGATAGAGCATTTACAAGTACCTCATACGTTTTTCAACTTTATTTTTTTAAATAAGGACAAGTTTGAAAACAATCAAATCCCAAAAGAGGTACTGTTGCACGAACAGACTCACGCCATTCAAAAACACAGTCTAGATATCTTGTTTTTAGAACTTGTTCAAATTGTGTTTTGGTTTAACCCATTATTATATTGGTTAAAAAAAGAAGTAAAACTTAATCATGAGTTTTTAGCAGATCAAGCTGTATTACATCAAGGAATAGAGACTAAAACCTATCAAAATATCTTGTTGTCGTTCTCATCAAACCATCAAGAATTAGCATTAGCATTAGCAAATGCTATTAATTATTCATCAATCAAAAAACGATTTACACTTATGAAAACACAAACACCAAAGTCAATAGTTTGGCTACGCAGTTTACTATTGCTACCACTTTTAGCATTGTTAATTTATAGCTTTAGTAGTACAAAAGAAATTGAAAAAGAGGTTGTACCTAAAATGGATATTGAAAATAATAACAATACATCTGCAATACTTTTTCAGGATGAAAAAGTAGCAAACACAAATTATGTAGGAAATAAAAATAATAAAGAAGCACATCAGTCTCCAGCAACACCAAAAGAGGTGGCAGATTATAATTCTTGGGCTAAAAAAATAAATAGTGAAACTATTAATTTAGGAAACAATGCAAAATCACTACCTATTGTAGAAGAAAAAAACTTAGTAAAATACATTGACATTTACAAAAGGATGACAATGGAACAAAAAGAGCAATCAGAGAAAATGCCTTTTGATGGTATTGAATTAAAAATTGATAATATAGATTTTTTAGAAAATCAAGATGGAGCAACAAAAAAACAGATTGCCGAATATAATGCTTTAGCTAAAAAGTATAATTCCATGTCAAAAGACAAGATGATTATAAAATCTAAAGATGTAGAACGTTTAAAATATTTATACAATGTCATGAGTGCAAAACAACGTGAAAAAGCAGAACCATTTCCTAATTTTCCAGAACCTCCAAAAGCACCTAAGCATAAAAAAGTAATAAAGGGAGAAGACTCAAGCATTCCTCCACTACCTCCACCACCACCTGCTCCAGAAGTTCCAGAGGAAAATACTACAGAAAGAAATAAAAAGCTAGCAGCTGCAAGAGCAAATATGGAAGCTAGAAGAGCAGAAATGGAGGCAAAACGTCAAGAGATGTTAGTTAAAAGAGAAGAAAAAATGAAAGAAAGAAACGAAAAATTAAAGGAACGATTAGAAAAAAGAGAGGCTCAATTAAAAGCTAATAAAACCAGAAGAGCAGAATTATCTGAAATGCCACCACCTCCTCCACCTCCAAAATCACCTATAGATCATGTGATTGATATGGCTAAAAAAGGCGCTTCTTTTTATTATAATGGAGAGGCCATTACCTCTGACAAAGCAATAGATTTACTTAAGAAAAATCCAGAATTAAACATTTCATCTCAGACTAATAATGGTGTATCAACTGTACACCTTTCAGAAAAACCAATTACAGTTAAAAATGGCAAAGTGGTAAATGACTAA
- a CDS encoding DUF4230 domain-containing protein, which yields METFFTLIFGGILGLGIYTLYNYLQSKKKVSAQSIILLDKIKKVCKFITVEGDFAEIYHYQDVKERFLKLVSSKKKALVVINAKAYVGYDFNKIEITANQKKKTVTISHFPQPEILSIETNINYYDKKDGYFNRFEATDLTNLSEEAKQHIRDKVPESGLYTVAKKEALESLLLVENIVETIGWKLDYSALKISDTETKKLE from the coding sequence ATGGAAACATTTTTTACATTAATATTTGGAGGGATTTTAGGATTAGGTATTTATACGTTATATAATTATCTACAATCTAAAAAGAAAGTCTCTGCACAATCTATAATACTGTTAGACAAGATTAAAAAAGTCTGTAAATTTATTACAGTTGAAGGAGATTTTGCTGAGATATATCATTATCAAGATGTTAAAGAGCGCTTTTTAAAATTAGTGTCTAGCAAGAAAAAAGCTCTAGTAGTAATTAATGCTAAAGCCTATGTTGGTTATGATTTTAATAAAATTGAAATAACTGCAAATCAAAAAAAGAAGACCGTAACTATAAGTCATTTTCCTCAACCTGAAATATTGTCTATTGAGACTAATATTAACTATTACGATAAAAAAGACGGTTATTTTAATAGGTTTGAAGCAACAGATCTAACTAATTTAAGCGAAGAAGCAAAACAACATATTAGAGACAAAGTTCCTGAAAGCGGTTTATATACTGTAGCAAAAAAAGAAGCACTAGAATCTTTATTGTTAGTGGAGAATATTGTTGAAACTATTGGATGGAAATTAGATTATTCGGCTTTAAAAATTTCAGACACAGAAACTAAAAAGTTAGAATAA
- a CDS encoding MmcQ/YjbR family DNA-binding protein, protein MDIEQLREYCLSKPHATEDFPFDKNALVFKVAGKMFAITPLDKWEKGLASINLKANPDYSLELRAEYESIEPGFHMNKNHWNTIYIHKGELKPQFILQLIDHSYDMVVKGMPKKLRDTL, encoded by the coding sequence ATGGATATAGAACAACTTAGAGAATACTGCTTAAGTAAGCCACACGCTACAGAAGATTTTCCGTTTGACAAAAATGCACTTGTTTTTAAAGTAGCCGGAAAAATGTTTGCAATAACACCTTTAGACAAGTGGGAAAAAGGTTTAGCATCAATCAATCTTAAAGCAAATCCTGATTATTCATTAGAATTACGAGCAGAATACGAAAGTATCGAGCCTGGTTTTCATATGAATAAAAACCACTGGAACACTATTTATATTCACAAGGGCGAATTAAAACCGCAATTTATCCTACAGTTAATAGATCATTCTTATGATATGGTAGTAAAAGGTATGCCTAAAAAACTGAGAGATACTTTATAG
- a CDS encoding alkylphosphonate utilization protein, with the protein MSVLQMLQDRSNSTCELCTSKTDTKQYNIPPALNETVDTSLLVCANCHDQIEGKIDMDANHWRCLNDSMWSEHVAVQIMAWRMLQRLRAEGWPKDLLDMMYLDDDALALARATGEHKEESEKIIHRDCNGVILETGDNVVLVKDLKVKGSSMVAKQGTAVRNIRLDHENANYIEGKVGPTQIVIITEYVKKM; encoded by the coding sequence ATGAGCGTGTTACAAATGTTACAAGACAGAAGCAACTCAACTTGCGAGCTGTGTACTTCTAAAACAGATACTAAACAATATAACATTCCACCTGCGTTAAACGAAACGGTTGACACAAGCTTATTAGTTTGTGCCAATTGTCATGACCAAATCGAAGGTAAAATAGACATGGATGCTAACCATTGGAGATGTCTAAACGATAGTATGTGGAGCGAGCACGTTGCAGTACAAATCATGGCTTGGCGTATGCTACAAAGACTTAGAGCCGAAGGTTGGCCAAAAGATTTGTTAGACATGATGTATTTAGATGACGACGCGTTAGCATTAGCAAGAGCAACTGGTGAGCATAAAGAGGAAAGCGAAAAAATAATACATAGAGACTGCAATGGTGTTATTTTAGAAACTGGAGATAATGTAGTTTTGGTAAAAGATTTAAAAGTGAAAGGTAGCAGTATGGTTGCCAAACAAGGGACTGCAGTTAGAAACATTAGATTAGACCACGAGAACGCTAATTATATTGAGGGTAAAGTAGGTCCAACCCAAATTGTAATTATTACAGAATATGTAAAAAAAATGTAA
- a CDS encoding DUF4407 domain-containing protein: protein MLKQFFMVCSGADTNLLKTSSLGEQNKYAGIGATVFFTAVMAFIASSYALYTVFDNLYTSIGFGLIWGLLIFNLDRFIVSTIKKRNSFLDEFVQATPRLILAVIIAVVISKPLELKIFEKEINQVLLEEKNAMTLQNQDEIALQFTPKETQLKQSIDELQSEIKTKEAEVNALYDTYISEAEGTAGTKLLGKGPVYQEKRDKHDTALAELQQLKATNKEKIATIEANLLQLKTNYDNQVATTQPIIDGFDGLMARVNALSKLPWLPSFFIFLLFLAIETSPIFAKLLSPKGEYDFKLEDQETAVKTVVEQRVAERQLALKTDFKINDRVYSDLSEEDELYQSKRKKARELMQLQADAFYKQQQKAL from the coding sequence ATGTTAAAACAATTCTTTATGGTCTGCTCTGGTGCAGACACCAATCTTTTAAAAACTTCATCTTTAGGCGAACAAAATAAATATGCAGGAATTGGTGCAACTGTATTTTTCACAGCAGTTATGGCTTTTATAGCTTCTAGCTATGCACTATACACTGTTTTTGATAACCTCTATACATCTATTGGATTTGGTCTAATTTGGGGTCTATTAATTTTTAATTTAGACCGATTTATCGTTTCAACAATTAAAAAAAGAAATAGCTTTTTAGACGAATTTGTTCAAGCGACACCAAGATTAATTTTAGCTGTAATTATAGCAGTAGTCATCTCTAAACCTTTAGAATTAAAGATTTTTGAAAAAGAAATCAACCAAGTATTGTTAGAAGAAAAAAATGCAATGACGCTTCAAAATCAAGACGAAATTGCTTTACAATTTACACCTAAAGAAACCCAATTAAAACAAAGCATTGACGAACTTCAATCCGAAATTAAAACCAAAGAAGCAGAGGTGAATGCCTTATACGACACTTACATATCTGAAGCAGAAGGTACAGCAGGCACAAAACTGTTAGGAAAAGGTCCAGTGTATCAAGAAAAACGTGACAAGCATGATACCGCTTTAGCTGAATTACAGCAACTTAAAGCTACTAATAAAGAAAAGATTGCTACTATTGAAGCAAATCTACTTCAACTTAAAACAAATTATGATAACCAAGTAGCAACAACACAACCCATTATTGATGGATTTGATGGTTTAATGGCACGTGTTAATGCTTTAAGTAAATTACCTTGGTTACCTTCGTTTTTTATTTTTTTATTGTTTTTAGCAATTGAAACCTCACCAATTTTTGCAAAATTATTATCACCAAAAGGAGAGTATGATTTTAAATTAGAAGACCAAGAGACTGCTGTTAAAACTGTGGTAGAGCAACGTGTTGCAGAACGCCAATTAGCGCTTAAAACAGACTTTAAAATTAATGATAGGGTTTATTCTGATTTATCTGAAGAAGACGAATTGTATCAATCTAAACGTAAAAAAGCAAGAGAGTTAATGCAGCTTCAGGCTGATGCTTTTTACAAACAACAACAAAAAGCCTTATAA
- a CDS encoding alpha-amylase family glycosyl hydrolase yields the protein MKRILFTLCLLLPLIGISQVTTNPDPILIDQPVTITVDVTATTCNSIVNPTKVYAHLGVGDDSNEYGIKVVGNWGQDDGVGEMTNNGDGTWSITFTPNTYFNLTAAEEANVTKMGMVFRNPDGTQELKLDNGGCQNFVFNVGAFQVTMINPESNGTVAVNNNSGTQILAQNTNGSATYVLKANGSVINTQTTTFYSYFFPNITENKYCELEVTQGGSVVTKKFIILVNDTQSAAMPANMENGINYTSNTTATLVLEAPLKDYVYVAGSFNNWTPTASHAMKKDPTSGKFWVEVTGLTAGQIETYQYWVGAQSPVADSPRFVKVADPFSTLVLSPFDDPWIPTSSYPNIPTYPTGQEREVTVLQTGQIPYNWQVTNFQKPKKEDLVIYEVLIRDFDKNSDGGRNFQHLIDRIDYFKNLKVNAIQLMPIMEFEGNESWGYNTSFHMALDKYYGTEDKFKEFVDLCHQNGIAVILDIALNHAFGRNPMVRMWMDDPDGDGWGEPSSENPYFNEVAQHSYSVGSDFNHTEQYDAPTPEATTTNPITNYYVERVIKHWIEEFKIDGFRWDLTKGFTQKAESGESATNSYQSDRVNILKAYADYSWSLDPTHYVIFEHLGGNQEEKEWADYRVGEDKGIMLWGKMTNPYNQLTMGYASGSDINGMGHNSRSFIEPRLIGYPESHDEERLMYRNLQFGNTTNPSHNVTDLNTSIKRMSPLGAVSLTIPGPKMIWHFGELGMENSIFTCNNGTVNEPGGADGDCKLDTKPQPQWDNNWLTDVNRSQVYNDWSRLNDLKINEPVFEGDYAINSGSLTPKIYIFDTTIPANELRNVVILANFDVTTQNITPDFPYTGTWYDLMDETNTTSINVTNTTSTISIPAGEFRIYGNAVPQSLSNEEFDTVESFKLHPNPASTSFSLTVKMKTIKIIDISGKLIKEFKGSFEAGHQFDIENLSEGLYLIKLENNFGQTKTTKLIKN from the coding sequence ATGAAAAGAATTTTATTCACTTTATGTTTGTTACTACCATTAATTGGTATATCACAAGTAACAACTAATCCAGATCCTATATTAATTGATCAACCTGTAACCATTACAGTTGATGTTACTGCAACGACATGTAATAGTATTGTTAATCCTACAAAAGTATACGCGCATTTAGGTGTAGGAGACGACTCTAATGAATATGGTATTAAGGTTGTTGGAAATTGGGGACAAGATGATGGTGTTGGAGAAATGACCAACAATGGTGATGGTACATGGAGCATTACCTTTACTCCAAACACATACTTTAACCTAACAGCAGCAGAAGAAGCTAACGTGACCAAAATGGGAATGGTATTCAGAAATCCAGATGGAACCCAAGAATTGAAACTTGATAATGGTGGATGCCAAAACTTTGTTTTTAATGTTGGTGCTTTTCAAGTAACAATGATTAATCCAGAATCAAACGGAACAGTTGCTGTTAACAATAACTCAGGTACGCAAATATTAGCACAAAACACAAATGGATCAGCTACATATGTACTTAAAGCCAATGGATCTGTTATAAACACTCAAACTACGACTTTTTACAGCTATTTCTTTCCTAACATCACAGAAAACAAATATTGTGAATTAGAAGTCACTCAAGGAGGTTCTGTAGTTACTAAAAAATTCATAATTCTAGTCAATGATACTCAATCTGCAGCTATGCCTGCAAATATGGAAAATGGTATTAATTATACTAGTAATACTACAGCAACTTTAGTCTTAGAAGCTCCATTAAAAGATTATGTTTATGTCGCGGGAAGTTTCAATAACTGGACACCAACTGCTAGTCACGCCATGAAAAAAGATCCAACTTCAGGAAAATTTTGGGTTGAAGTTACTGGTTTAACTGCTGGGCAAATAGAGACCTATCAATATTGGGTTGGCGCACAATCGCCTGTTGCGGACTCTCCTAGATTTGTAAAGGTAGCAGATCCTTTTTCGACTTTAGTGTTATCGCCTTTTGACGATCCATGGATACCTACATCATCATATCCTAATATACCAACTTATCCAACAGGTCAAGAAAGAGAAGTAACTGTACTTCAAACAGGTCAAATACCATACAATTGGCAAGTAACAAATTTTCAAAAACCTAAAAAAGAAGATTTAGTTATTTACGAGGTATTAATTAGAGATTTTGACAAAAATTCAGATGGTGGAAGAAACTTTCAACATCTTATAGATAGAATAGATTACTTTAAAAATTTAAAAGTCAATGCTATACAATTAATGCCAATCATGGAATTTGAAGGCAATGAAAGTTGGGGTTACAACACATCTTTTCATATGGCTTTAGACAAATATTATGGCACTGAAGATAAGTTTAAAGAATTTGTAGATTTATGTCATCAAAATGGAATTGCTGTCATTTTGGATATAGCATTAAACCACGCATTTGGTAGAAATCCTATGGTACGTATGTGGATGGACGATCCAGATGGTGATGGTTGGGGAGAGCCAAGTAGCGAAAACCCATACTTTAATGAAGTTGCACAACACAGTTATAGTGTAGGGTCTGACTTTAATCATACTGAACAGTATGATGCTCCAACTCCTGAAGCAACTACAACTAATCCAATAACAAACTATTATGTAGAACGTGTTATAAAGCATTGGATTGAAGAATTTAAAATTGATGGGTTCCGCTGGGACTTAACAAAAGGCTTTACCCAAAAAGCTGAATCTGGTGAATCTGCAACTAACAGTTACCAGTCTGATCGTGTCAATATTTTAAAAGCTTATGCTGATTACTCTTGGAGTTTAGATCCAACTCATTATGTAATTTTTGAACATTTAGGTGGAAATCAAGAAGAAAAAGAATGGGCAGATTACAGAGTTGGAGAAGACAAAGGGATCATGCTATGGGGAAAAATGACAAATCCTTACAACCAATTAACTATGGGTTACGCCTCAGGTAGTGACATTAATGGAATGGGACACAACAGTCGTAGTTTTATTGAACCAAGATTAATAGGTTACCCAGAAAGTCATGATGAAGAACGCTTAATGTATAGAAACCTTCAGTTTGGTAACACGACTAATCCAAGTCATAACGTTACTGACTTAAATACTTCAATTAAAAGAATGTCTCCTTTAGGTGCAGTATCATTAACTATTCCTGGTCCAAAAATGATTTGGCACTTTGGTGAACTTGGCATGGAAAATTCTATTTTTACATGTAATAATGGTACAGTTAACGAACCAGGTGGTGCTGACGGAGATTGTAAATTAGATACAAAACCACAACCTCAATGGGATAACAACTGGTTGACAGATGTTAATAGAAGTCAAGTGTATAATGATTGGTCTAGATTAAACGACTTAAAAATTAATGAACCCGTTTTTGAAGGCGATTATGCAATTAATTCTGGAAGTTTAACTCCTAAAATCTATATTTTTGATACTACTATACCAGCAAACGAATTACGCAATGTAGTCATATTAGCAAACTTTGATGTGACCACCCAAAATATAACTCCAGATTTCCCTTACACAGGAACTTGGTATGATTTAATGGATGAAACTAATACCACTTCAATTAACGTAACTAATACTACATCAACAATAAGCATTCCTGCTGGAGAATTCAGAATTTATGGTAATGCTGTACCACAAAGCTTAAGTAATGAAGAGTTTGATACAGTCGAATCATTTAAACTACATCCTAATCCAGCTTCAACGTCATTTTCATTAACTGTAAAGATGAAGACTATTAAGATCATTGATATCTCTGGTAAGTTAATAAAAGAGTTTAAAGGTAGTTTTGAGGCTGGTCATCAATTTGATATTGAAAACCTTTCTGAAGGGCTTTACCTTATTAAACTTGAAAACAATTTTGGTCAAACCAAAACAACTAAACTCATTAAAAATTAA
- a CDS encoding BlaI/MecI/CopY family transcriptional regulator, with translation MQLSKSEEELMNYLWKLDQAFMKDLLEAYPEPKPATTTVATLLKRMTDKGFVGYKTFGNSRQYFPLVKKKDYFSKHVNGLIKNFFNDSSSQFASFFTKETDLSKTELQELRTIIDNEIKNK, from the coding sequence ATGCAATTATCGAAATCTGAAGAAGAATTAATGAATTATTTATGGAAGCTTGACCAAGCTTTTATGAAAGATTTACTAGAGGCTTACCCAGAACCAAAACCAGCAACAACTACAGTTGCTACCTTATTAAAGCGTATGACTGATAAAGGTTTTGTGGGTTATAAAACCTTTGGAAACTCAAGACAATACTTCCCTTTGGTTAAGAAAAAAGACTATTTTTCAAAGCATGTTAATGGATTGATTAAAAACTTTTTTAATGATAGTAGTTCTCAATTTGCGTCTTTTTTTACAAAAGAAACCGATTTGAGTAAAACAGAATTACAAGAGCTTCGCACTATCATTGATAACGAAATTAAAAACAAGTAG